One genomic segment of Actinoplanes ianthinogenes includes these proteins:
- the pafA gene encoding Pup--protein ligase produces the protein MERRIFGLETEYGVTCTYRGQRRLSPDEVARYLFRRVVSWGRSSNVFLRNGARLYLDVGSHPEYATPECDSVTDLVAHDRAGERILEGLLVDAEKRLHDEGIAGEIYLFKNNTDSAGNSYGCHENYLVSRHGEFGRLADVLIPFLVTRQLICGAGKVLQTPRGAVFCLSQRAEHIWEGVSSATTRSRPIINTRDEPHADAERYRRLHVIVGDSNMNEVTTLLKVGSADIVLRMIEAGVVMRDLSLENPIRAIREVSHDVTGRRKIRLANNKEVSALEIQQEYLSKATEFVERRGGDPVAKRVVELWGRVLAAIESGDLDPVSREIDWVSKYKLIERYQAKHDIPMSHPRIAQLDLAYHDVRRGRGLYALMEKRKQVDRIANDLQIFEAKETPPQTTRARLRGEFIKHAQEKRRDFTVDWVHLKLNDQAQRTVLCKDPFRAYDERVERLIASM, from the coding sequence ATGGAACGGCGAATTTTCGGCCTCGAGACCGAGTACGGAGTCACGTGCACCTATCGGGGACAGCGGCGGCTGTCGCCGGACGAGGTGGCCCGCTACCTGTTCCGCCGAGTGGTGTCGTGGGGACGCAGCAGCAACGTCTTCCTTCGTAACGGCGCCCGCCTCTACCTCGATGTCGGTTCCCACCCGGAGTACGCCACCCCCGAATGTGACTCCGTCACCGACCTGGTCGCCCACGACCGGGCCGGCGAGCGGATTCTGGAGGGCCTGCTCGTCGACGCGGAGAAACGTCTGCACGACGAGGGCATCGCGGGGGAGATCTACCTCTTCAAGAACAACACCGATTCCGCCGGCAACTCCTACGGCTGCCACGAGAACTACCTGGTCAGCCGCCACGGCGAGTTCGGCCGCCTCGCTGACGTGCTGATCCCGTTCCTGGTCACCCGGCAGCTGATCTGCGGCGCCGGCAAGGTGTTGCAGACCCCGCGCGGCGCCGTCTTCTGCCTCTCCCAGCGTGCCGAGCACATCTGGGAGGGCGTCTCCAGCGCCACCACCCGCAGCCGCCCGATCATCAACACCCGCGACGAGCCGCACGCCGACGCCGAGCGGTATCGCCGCCTGCACGTCATCGTCGGCGACTCGAACATGAACGAGGTCACCACCCTGCTCAAGGTCGGCAGCGCGGACATCGTGCTGCGGATGATCGAGGCCGGCGTGGTGATGCGCGACCTGTCGCTGGAGAACCCGATCCGGGCGATCCGCGAGGTCAGCCACGACGTCACCGGACGCCGCAAGATCCGCTTGGCGAACAACAAAGAGGTCTCCGCCCTGGAGATCCAGCAGGAGTATCTGTCGAAGGCGACCGAGTTCGTCGAGCGCCGCGGCGGCGACCCGGTCGCCAAGCGGGTCGTCGAGCTCTGGGGCCGGGTCCTCGCCGCGATCGAGAGCGGCGACCTCGACCCGGTCTCCCGCGAGATCGACTGGGTGTCGAAGTACAAGCTGATCGAGCGTTACCAGGCGAAACACGACATCCCGATGTCGCACCCGCGGATCGCCCAGCTCGACCTGGCCTATCACGACGTCCGCCGTGGCCGCGGGCTCTACGCGCTGATGGAGAAGCGCAAGCAGGTCGACCGGATCGCCAACGACCTGCAGATCTTCGAGGCCAAGGAGACCCCGCCGCAGACCACCCGGGCCCGCCTGCGCGGCGAGTTCATCAAGCACGCCCAGGAGAAACGGCGCGACTTCACCGTCGACTGGGTGCACCTCAAGCTCAACGACCAGGCGCAGCGCACGGTCCTGTGCAAGGACCCGTTCCGCGCCTACGACGAGCGGGTGGAGAGGCTCATCGCGAGCATGTGA
- the prcA gene encoding proteasome subunit alpha: MAMQFYASPEQVQRDRSEYARKGIARGRSAVVLSYEGGILLVAENITTLRKISEIYDKIAFAAVGRYNEFESLRRAGVRMADMTGLTYDRRDVTGRALANAYTQTLGAIFSETQKPYEVEICIAQVGATPEQDELYRIMYDGSALDEPGFMAMGGQAEAIATVLRERHDVAADLPTALALAAEALGSVGGENGQTRTLEAKQLEVAVLDRRRSGRTFRRIADAALTTLLGHQSVPDADLGETDAAPPAPADAKPTESAASEDTEK, from the coding sequence GTGGCCATGCAGTTCTACGCATCGCCCGAGCAGGTCCAGCGGGACCGCTCGGAGTACGCCCGCAAGGGCATCGCCCGCGGTCGCTCGGCCGTGGTGCTGTCGTACGAGGGCGGCATCCTGCTGGTCGCCGAGAACATCACCACCCTCCGCAAGATCAGCGAGATCTACGACAAGATCGCGTTCGCGGCGGTCGGGCGGTACAACGAGTTCGAGAGCCTGCGCCGGGCCGGCGTGCGGATGGCCGACATGACCGGCCTGACCTACGACCGGCGGGACGTCACCGGGCGGGCGCTGGCGAACGCGTACACCCAGACGCTCGGTGCGATCTTCTCGGAGACGCAGAAGCCCTACGAGGTGGAGATCTGCATCGCGCAGGTCGGCGCCACCCCGGAGCAGGACGAGCTCTACCGGATCATGTACGACGGCTCGGCCCTGGACGAGCCCGGCTTCATGGCGATGGGCGGGCAGGCCGAGGCGATCGCCACCGTGCTGCGCGAGCGGCACGACGTCGCCGCCGACCTGCCCACCGCGCTCGCCCTGGCCGCCGAGGCCCTGGGCAGCGTCGGCGGGGAGAACGGGCAGACTCGCACCCTCGAGGCCAAGCAGCTCGAGGTCGCGGTGCTGGACCGGCGCCGGTCCGGCCGGACGTTCCGGCGGATCGCCGACGCGGCGCTGACCACGCTGCTCGGGCACCAGTCGGTTCCGGACGCGGACCTGGGCGAGACCGACGCGGCCCCGCCCGCGCCGGCCGACGCCAAACCGACCGAGTCGGCGGCGTCGGAGGACACCGAGAAGTGA